A single window of Aspergillus flavus chromosome 4, complete sequence DNA harbors:
- a CDS encoding impact family protein codes for MSAQLESLGNNELAEEIEAINAIYEPDTVTINSTAASSSTVSSTLDLGNSGSTGPLAATVKLQIPEHSHLSFILGFDASYPDTPPKVLGTASTASRGEGKIAVDVLEDILGRTYQPGAVCLFDVINEAVEAFRELKIGGSSNNENNKEQEEERDTPDLKAEDIASLSLKESFGLDNPPDWILSDVVTEKKSVFVGRAAHVTSLEQAQAYLDYLLATEKKVAAATHNISAWRIRQQKPSNGKGESAEMIVQDCDDDGETAAGGRLLHLMQLMDVWDVVVVVTRWYGGVQLGPDRFRIINAVGRDALMKGGFVKESTPGGNEKGRKKGKK; via the coding sequence ATGTCGGCCCAACTCGAGTCCCTCGGCAACAATGAACTGGCCGAAGAAATAGAAGCGATCAATGCCATTTACGAGCCCGATACTGTTACGATCAACAGCACTGCGGCTTCGTCGTCTACAGTCAGCTCTACGCTCGATTTGGGCAATTCTGGCTCAACGGGTCCGCTGGCCGCGACAGTGAAGCTACAGATCCCTGAACATTCGCATCTATCGTTTATACTTGGGTTCGATGCCTCATACCCTGACACACCGCCTAAGGTCCTCGGGACCGCATCTACGGCGTCGCGCGGGGAGGGTAAAATCGCTGTCGACGTTTTGGAGGATATACTAGGGAGAACGTACCAGCCTGGGGCTGTTTGCTTGTTCGACGTGATTAATGAGGCGGTGGAGGCTTTCCGGGAGTTGAAGATCGGGGGAAGCAGCAACAACGAGAATAACAaagagcaagaggaagagagggacACCCCGGACCTGAAGGCTGAGGATATTGCCAGCTTGTCGTTGAAAGAGTCTTTTGGACTGGACAATCCACCTGACTGGATCTTGTCGGATGTGGTGACGGAGAAAAAGTCCGTCTTTGTTGGGCGCGCAGCGCATGTTACTAGTCTCGAGCAGGCTCAGGCTTATTTAGATTATCTTCTGGCGACAGAGAAGAAGGTGGCAGCTGCAACGCATAATATCAGCGCTTGGCGCATTAGGCAACAAAAACCATCAAATGGAAAGGGCGAGTCCGCGGAGATGATTGTACAGGATTGCGACGATGATGGGGAGACAGCCGCCGGGGGCCGATTGCTTCATCTCATGCAGCTGATGGACGTATGGGATGTGGTCGTGGTGGTCACACGATGGTACGGCGGAGTCCAACTTGGCCCCGATCGGTTTCGCATTATCAATGCTGTCGGCCGCGATGCGCTGATGAAGGGTGGGTTCGTCAAGGAGTCAA